The genomic stretch TGTTTGATCCGTTCAACAGAAATAATGTAGTTTGCCAAGTAGCAGTACCATCGCGACATGAAAACTTGGGTGCCCGTTAGTGAAAGAGCATAAGAAAGAGAGAGTCCAACAAGCCCTGCAAAAGAAATTTGAGCCATACAAATCTTCcaaaaaatctggaaatttaTGATAGTGTTCACAACAATTTCAATGAAGTAATTTTACCTGGAGCTACATAGCCTTTAGGAATTAATACAAGGAGGAAAGCAGCAGTGAAGAgagtaaaattttgaattgcTTCTATTCTGAGAACTAGCCACTCCATGACAGCATTGGAATGGAAAAAAAGTATGGCATCTGTATCAACAAGCTTCAAGTAGTTCTGGAAAAATCTATCCACCATATTAAAGGCTCTTATTGTGATCACTCCAAGTGATGTCTCAGCTGTATAATTCATAACAGGAGCTTTCGTTGTTCCATTTATTCTGATTAGCTCCCTTGCAGTTGCTATGTAATACCCCTTcaggagaaagaaaaaaaaaaaaaaaagaaattgaaatgaaataGCTCAGTATTTGCCTCCATTCTGTGGAAGAGAAATTGCAGAAATCAAGAAGTAGGACTTGAATCCACCTGAATATATTTCACTGCAACCATAGCAAGAATGGCCACAATGAGAACTTGCCATGTTACAAAGGTCATAATTCCAATAATTGCTATCATTTCAACACCAGCAGCAGCCACAAAAATAATCGCAAACGGTATGTCAAAATCAAGGACACACAAATCTGATGAAGCCTGCAAAATAGGAATGTTGAGGTCTTCAAATGTTAATTTAcagttaaattacattttcgaAGAGTGTACTTGAGATTGTCTTACTCGGGTTAAAATCCGCCCAACAGGAGTAGAGTCGAAGAAAAGCATGGGAGCTTTAAATATCGAATTAGTGAAACCAGAGAAAAATGCTTTAGAAGCTTTTAGCCCCAGAAGTGCTGCAGATAATGAtctaaaatatacaaaaacagCACTGGCTGTTGAGATGCCAGAGTAGACACCAATTAGAATGCCATTATTGATTTTAGGAAATTGAATGGCATATGCTAGCCAATAAGTTGAACCAGCCTGAAGAGCAACAAATCCAGCCTGAGCCAATAGGCCTAAACCTAAAAGAAGGGATCCTTTTGATACAAGGAGATAATCCAGGAATGGCTTCCATCCGACATCACCagtctctttttcttcttcttctgttagTTGTACTCCTGGCAAACCCTTCACGGAAATCTCCCTCTCACTGTTTTCTTTAACAATGTGAGTCCCATTGGGCTCCTCTGCTCTAACCATCTTGTCTTTATCTTCCTTTGCAGCTCCTTCTTGTCCTCCATTATTCGCAGGATCTAATACTGTTATTGCATCTCTGTGTGCATTCACAAGTTGTTCAAATGCTGTACCAGCCAAAAAGAGCTCTTGATAGCTTCCTGACTGAATAACTTGTCCACCTTCCAGAACCTATGATCAAACAggatcatttaatttaaattaataaaattacatcaaatgagTCACAGGAATTAGAGTTTGATTACCAGAATTTTATCAACTGAAGAGAGAAATTCCACTTGATGAGTCACTAGAATGACAGTTTTGCTTTCTAAAGCAGCCATGACACAATCCTGTAATCACATAACATGAGCAAATTGTTTCAATGCTTTAAAAGAGGCttaaaaatgtgtttttcttaCATTGAATAGAGTTGCAGCGGTATGTGCATCAACTGCACTGAAAGGATCATCAAGGAGATAGATATCGGCATCATTATAGACAGCTCGAGCAAGTTGAATTCTCTGTTTTTGTCCTCCACTCATGTTAAGCCCTCTCTGACCTATTTCTGTGAGATCACCATGGTCAAAACTATTGATGTCTTTATCCAACGCGCATGCTTTTATAGCCTTATCATATCTGTCCTTGTCCATTGGCTTCCCATAGAGAACATTATCGCGAATGCTTCCACTTTGGATCCAAGAAGTTTGAGATACATATGCAATGGAGCCATATACATTAACCTGTTAAATGGcatcaaaacattaaatttAGTATCACAAACTTAGAGCATAATATATGCTTAAAATTGTTGTTTACAACTCACAGTTCCTGAAGTTTTGGGTATCTCTCCAAGTATGGCATACAAGAGAGATGATTTTCCAGCCCCAACTGACCCGCATACAGCAATTTTTTCCCCCCATTTCACTTCCAAATTTACATTTCTCAGAGTTGGAATGGGGAGCTCCGGATCCCAACTAAAATTGCCATCTTTTATAATTACACTTCTCTCTGAATTCTGCATTGAAATTCTACttacatcatcatttttgaGTTCATCATCCAGCAGAACAGCATTAATCCTATCAAATGAAACCTTGACTTGGATCATCACAGAAAGAGCTTCGGGAATCATTCTGACAGGTTCTCCCATGCTCCTCAGTGAGGCAAGAACTGTGAAGATGGTGCTAGCATTCAGCGGTGCACTTCCAATCAGGGCACACCCCAAGAAGATAACCGAAGAAATGAGAGTTGGAGACATCCAATAAATGACTGTGCCATAAGCCTTTCTTAACTGAGATTCAGACAACCATTTAAATTCTCTTTCGCGGAGCGATTCAATCAAGTTCTTGAACTTCTCTTCCCATGACTGtaactttataattttcataCTGTTTAGGATCTCAGAAGTGGCCCTCAGCCTCTCATCTTGAGCAACCATGAATTCTGATTGACACTTTTGCAGAATCTTTGCAAATGGCACATTAAGGAGTCCACAAATAAAAAGGGGGACTAAACCAGGAAGGGCACCAAGACCAACAACTCCGAAAAGGACAGCAATGGACAAAAAGAGTTGCAGAGAAAAACTCCACATTGAGTGGAACCACCAAGGAAATTCTCCCATTCGGTAGGCATCAACTgcaatataatttacaatttcCCCAGTTGAATGCCTTCTCCTTCCGAAGCTAGAAAGCTTTAGTTGCTTCTGATAGACTGCCACCATTAAAGCTGATCTCATCCTCAATCCCGACCTCCTTGAATCAAAGTAACAATGCCTCTGAGACAGAGACTCAACAACCTTGGTGATTACAAGACACCCCACTATGGAGAGACCTTGGTGCAAATTTTCCTCACTGCGGTTGGAATAATTTACGaaagcataaaccaaaagaggAAGAACTACTACAGCAATTGTCCTGAGCAATGCACAGATTGCAATTAATATATTCTCCGTCCAGTAAACTTTTGTTATGGCTTGAAGGACCAAGTTCCCAGAATCGTTTGAGTTCTTCACTTTTACAAGGGAATCCCACACCTTAGCAAACTTTTGGTATGCTAAATTGGCTTCATCTTCAGGAACAAGAGATGGAATGTCTTCTAGAACTAATGGTTTTGAGTAACCCAAAGAAAGCAAAGGATTAAtccaagaaaatgtcaatttgCTAAAAAAACTAGCCCTGCCTAGAGCTGTTTGCTTTTTCTCAGCCCTTTCGCCTAATAGAGGCTCGGATAAACTCTTATCTTCTGTAAGTTGTGAAGCAAAATGACTGAAGTTTCTGAAAGCACAAAAGAGCAACAAAAGATTGATAGGCAATGACACTATATCAAATATCTGAATACTCTTTGTTCTTGATAAGATTTCAATGTTAAGAGCTGAAACcattaaagaaaatgacatcCACCAGAGAGAGATGAGAATGATGATCCATTTGGACCTTCTCACGAGCAAAGAGATTGCCAGGGAGGTCCAAATAAATCCTCTAACAATCTGAATCAACCAGCTCATATTATTAAAGTCTTCAGTTTTGGCTGCAAAATTCCACAAACCGTTACTGAAGTAAAATATGCTAACAAGAGCACAACAAATTGAAGCAACTACCGAAAGCCGGCCCCTTCTATTGCTCCCACTGCTGTGATGTTTTCTGATAGAACTTACAAGCAAAGACAGATAGAAAACACAAAGAAATACTACATTTATGAAGTCTATGATGGTTCTTTGAATGCAAAAAGAACCAACATCGAGTTCGCCTCCACAAATCCAAGAGAGCCTCTCTGAAAACTCATAAAAACACAGTTTTAGAAATTGCAGAAGAGAAAATCTATACTTGAACTAAAATATGAtcgaagaacaagaagaaaagtgAAGAATGTCTAGATGATGGTATAAATGTATTCAATATGTATGTTCCATACATCAAATGTTCAAAAAGCTTGATCTTTTTCAAACAATTAGCCTGCAGTATTGCAACACAACAGAATTCTACAATCTTATATAACAAGAACCTCATAAAGAGATGtagactttaaaaaaaaaagattcgtACAaataacaagaagaagaaagcctGAGAAGATACCAAGTGAGCTCCCCGAGAAAGCCATTGTTGCTTAAGTGACTTTGGTTTTTGCACCACTCAGTAGCCCAAGTAGATAAGATTCAACCAGAACTCACTTTGAATGAAGTGAAACCAGAGAAACTATGCCGGCAACTGATGCattcaataaattatcaatGCTTACAACATATTGCCAACATTTTTGTTCATTCACCAGCTTTATATTTCAAGTTGGCAATTTTTTGTCCTTATATATCGAATGTCCAagccatttcccacccaacttttgatgcatccTCAAAATCCCACCCGTGGCAGTTCAAtcccacccatgagccgttAACGTTACGAGAATTTGTCTGAGTAAAGGGGCATTTTAGTAATCGTAAACATTATATTGTTAAAAGTGAACGAATAAAGAATTTGTTTattaaaccaataaaaattaaGTGTGACAGTAGTAAAGGGGCATTTTAGTAATCGTAAACATTATATTGTTAAAAGTGAACGAATAAAGAATTTGTTTattaaaccaataaaaattaaGTGTGACAGACTGTTATCTCGCACGCTATCTACCAAAGCATGACGTGTGGTGAAGTTTATGGAGGAAGGAAGCATTTTTGGCGAGTTGTAGCGAATTTGTCGGCGACTTGTTTTTGATGGATGGTGTGGTGAAACGAAATGAAGACACATGGGAGCAACAAAATAATTGCACTGATTTAAAAACAAAGAGGTGGTGCATTTTGCCGCACTTGGACGTAGCGCCTGTAGGAGAATTTAATGCgcaatgatttttcaaaatcaatggcTCATATTGTTTAGATAGAAATCAAC from Mangifera indica cultivar Alphonso chromosome 6, CATAS_Mindica_2.1, whole genome shotgun sequence encodes the following:
- the LOC123217872 gene encoding ABC transporter C family member 8-like, with protein sequence MAFSGSSLERLSWICGGELDVGSFCIQRTIIDFINVVFLCVFYLSLLVSSIRKHHSSGSNRRGRLSVVASICCALVSIFYFSNGLWNFAAKTEDFNNMSWLIQIVRGFIWTSLAISLLVRRSKWIIILISLWWMSFSLMVSALNIEILSRTKSIQIFDIVSLPINLLLLFCAFRNFSHFASQLTEDKSLSEPLLGERAEKKQTALGRASFFSKLTFSWINPLLSLGYSKPLVLEDIPSLVPEDEANLAYQKFAKVWDSLVKVKNSNDSGNLVLQAITKVYWTENILIAICALLRTIAVVVLPLLVYAFVNYSNRSEENLHQGLSIVGCLVITKVVESLSQRHCYFDSRRSGLRMRSALMVAVYQKQLKLSSFGRRRHSTGEIVNYIAVDAYRMGEFPWWFHSMWSFSLQLFLSIAVLFGVVGLGALPGLVPLFICGLLNVPFAKILQKCQSEFMVAQDERLRATSEILNSMKIIKLQSWEEKFKNLIESLREREFKWLSESQLRKAYGTVIYWMSPTLISSVIFLGCALIGSAPLNASTIFTVLASLRSMGEPVRMIPEALSVMIQVKVSFDRINAVLLDDELKNDDVSRISMQNSERSVIIKDGNFSWDPELPIPTLRNVNLEVKWGEKIAVCGSVGAGKSSLLYAILGEIPKTSGTVNVYGSIAYVSQTSWIQSGSIRDNVLYGKPMDKDRYDKAIKACALDKDINSFDHGDLTEIGQRGLNMSGGQKQRIQLARAVYNDADIYLLDDPFSAVDAHTAATLFNDCVMAALESKTVILVTHQVEFLSSVDKILVLEGGQVIQSGSYQELFLAGTAFEQLVNAHRDAITVLDPANNGGQEGAAKEDKDKMVRAEEPNGTHIVKENSEREISVKGLPGVQLTEEEEKETGDVGWKPFLDYLLVSKGSLLLGLGLLAQAGFVALQAGSTYWLAYAIQFPKINNGILIGVYSGISTASAVFVYFRSLSAALLGLKASKAFFSGFTNSIFKAPMLFFDSTPVGRILTRASSDLCVLDFDIPFAIIFVAAAGVEMIAIIGIMTFVTWQVLIVAILAMVAVKYIQGYYIATARELIRINGTTKAPVMNYTAETSLGVITIRAFNMVDRFFQNYLKLVDTDAILFFHSNAVMEWLVLRIEAIQNFTLFTAAFLLVLIPKGYVAPGLVGLSLSYALSLTGTQVFMSRWYCYLANYIISVERIKQFMHLPPEPPAIVEDKRPPSSWPFKGRIELQELQIRYRPNAPLVLKGITCTFSEGTRVGVVGRTGSGKTTLIGALFRLVEPASGTILIDGLDICSIGLKDLRMKLSIIPQEPSLFRGSVRTNLDPLGLYSDKEIWKALEKCQLKATISSLPNKLDSSVSDEGENWSVGQRQLFCLGRVLLKRNRILVLDEATASIDSATDAILQRIIRQEFVNCTMITVAHRVPTVIDSDMVMVLSFGKLLEYDEPSKLMETNSSFSKLVAEYWSSCRKGNSYQNLTTSSDDSIIRI